A window from Kwoniella pini CBS 10737 chromosome 1, complete sequence encodes these proteins:
- a CDS encoding nicotinate-nucleotide diphosphorylase (carboxylating), which translates to MSEESDLLPGQNLAHLLPPSWKTEVSRWYAEDTPSFDWAGFVVGEEVQEAILWGKSGGVLAGVPFFDEIFKQAECEVEWLLPEGSVIPPNSKTKVAIVRGKARHLLLAERVGLNTLARCSGIASVSRRFRDLARSEGWKGVVAGTRKTTPGFRLVEKYGMMVGGVDPHRHDLSSMVMLKDNHIWATGSITSAVKSVKRVAGFSLLVNVECQNYEEANEAIKAGANIVMLDNLIGEELHGAAKKLKNEWKGKREFLIETSGGIVEGGLKARLGPDIDILSTSAVHQSCPHVDFSLKIQPRSKV; encoded by the exons ATGTCAGAAGAAAGTGATTTACTACCTGGACAAAACTTAGCTCATCTTTTGCCTCCTTCATGGAAGACAGAAGTTAGTCGATGGTATGCTGAAGATACACCTTCATTTGATTGGGCTGGATTTGTCGTTGGCGAAGAAGTTCAAGAAGCCATTCTATGGGGGAAAAGCGGA GGAGTTTTAGCAGGTGTACCTTTCTTCGATGAGATATTCAAACAAGCAGAATGCGA AGTCGAATGGCTATTACCTGAAGGATCAGTTATACctccaaattcaaagaCTAAAGTAGCTATTGTTCGTGGAAAAGCAAGACACCTTTTACTAGCTGAAAGGGTAGGTTTGAATACCCTCGCTAGGTGTAGTGGTATCGCTAGTGT ATCAAGACGATTCCGGGATTTAGCAAGATCAGAAGGTTGGAAAGGTGTAGTAGCTGGAACAAGAAAAACAACACCAGGATTTAGATTAGTTGAGAAATACGGTATGATGGTTGGTGGAGTTGATCCTCATAGACATGATTTATCAAGTATGGTAATGCTTAAAGATAATCATATTTGGGCAACTG GCTCAATAACTTCGGCTGTTAAGTCAGTTAAAAGAGTTGCAggattttctttattagTTAATGTAGAATGTCAAAATTATGAAGAAGCAAATGAAGCTATAAAAGCAGGTGCAAATATTGTAATGttagataatttaattggagaagaattacATGGAGCTgcaaaaaaattaaaaaatgaatggaaaggtaaaagggaatttttaattgaaactTCTGGTGGAAttgttgaaggtggtttAAAAGCTAGATTGGGTCCTG ATATCGATATTTTATCTACTTCTGCTGTACATCAATCTTGTCCTCACGTGGATTTCTCTCTTAAAATTCAACCTAGATCAAAAGTTTAA